In Brevibacillus brevis NBRC 100599, a single genomic region encodes these proteins:
- a CDS encoding NAD(P)/FAD-dependent oxidoreductase, producing MQVEYDTVIVGGGIAGLQTAIQLARCLRRVAVIDMPGGRSTIAKAYRNILGFSEGVSGDFLRHAGKEQAQKYGAILITDEVTKLSTDPSGLFSIGTKSGIHTLTSRTLVLATGMRDPFPAIPSFSDCVGISIFLCPDCDGYETVDKATAIIGAGPHAVSIADELIYYTNRLTVINHAEMQVDTQTVSELSKRGIMYREEKVYALHHTAGQLQEIELSSGERLSVERAFLAFPGAHALTELLRGFSVQIHEKGHIQTNPRTKETDHPNIWAVGDINEHSQQVSIAMGDGTQAAIWIQKRLRELER from the coding sequence ATGCAAGTGGAGTATGATACAGTCATTGTCGGCGGCGGGATTGCAGGGCTTCAAACTGCCATTCAACTTGCAAGATGCCTTCGACGCGTTGCAGTCATTGACATGCCAGGTGGTCGATCAACAATCGCCAAAGCCTACCGAAATATCCTCGGATTTTCGGAAGGGGTTAGTGGCGATTTTTTGCGTCATGCAGGCAAGGAGCAAGCACAAAAATACGGAGCAATTTTGATAACAGATGAGGTAACCAAGCTTTCTACCGACCCAAGCGGCTTATTTTCGATAGGTACAAAAAGTGGCATACATACACTTACTTCGCGAACGCTGGTTTTGGCAACCGGCATGCGTGATCCGTTCCCAGCCATCCCTAGCTTCTCCGATTGTGTAGGGATATCGATTTTCTTGTGTCCCGACTGTGACGGCTATGAAACAGTTGACAAAGCCACGGCAATCATTGGAGCGGGCCCACACGCTGTTTCGATAGCGGACGAACTTATTTATTATACCAACAGGTTAACAGTCATTAACCATGCAGAAATGCAGGTGGATACGCAGACTGTCTCTGAACTGAGCAAACGAGGGATCATGTATCGGGAGGAAAAAGTATATGCTCTTCATCATACGGCGGGGCAATTGCAAGAAATCGAGCTCTCTTCAGGTGAACGGTTGTCTGTAGAAAGAGCATTTCTTGCTTTTCCTGGTGCGCATGCTTTGACAGAGCTTTTACGTGGTTTTTCCGTGCAAATTCATGAAAAGGGCCACATCCAAACGAACCCGCGAACAAAAGAAACGGATCATCCCAACATCTGGGCTGTTGGCGATATCAATGAGCATTCTCAGCAAGTGTCGATTGCCATGGGAGATGGGACACAGGCTGCCATTTGGATTCAAAAGCGGCTGCGTGAATTGGAGAGGTAA
- a CDS encoding genetic competence negative regulator, translated as MRVERLGQDKIRIFLTFDDLSERGIEKEDMWRDIPKVHELFNDMMEQAYHELGFEVSGPVAVEVFALPAQGMVVIVTRGKTGSKDGKEEEFEDEDVYELEVTLEESDLIMYAFRDFEHMVEAAHRINALLTNGGAAYFYQGKYHLVLEEVDLDQERYHKLIAILSEYGEATPITIYVLEEYGKVIVADDAVKEICRHFT; from the coding sequence ATGCGTGTTGAACGCCTTGGTCAAGATAAAATACGAATCTTTTTAACCTTTGACGACCTCTCAGAGCGCGGGATAGAAAAAGAAGACATGTGGCGTGACATTCCTAAAGTTCATGAACTGTTCAACGACATGATGGAACAGGCTTATCACGAATTAGGGTTTGAGGTATCAGGGCCTGTTGCAGTTGAAGTGTTCGCCTTGCCAGCTCAGGGAATGGTCGTAATCGTAACGCGTGGCAAGACGGGCTCAAAGGACGGAAAAGAGGAAGAATTCGAAGACGAGGATGTATACGAGCTAGAGGTAACATTGGAAGAAAGCGATTTGATCATGTATGCCTTCCGGGACTTTGAGCATATGGTTGAAGCCGCCCACCGCATTAACGCCCTTTTGACCAATGGCGGGGCTGCCTACTTCTACCAGGGGAAATATCATCTGGTGCTGGAGGAAGTCGACTTGGATCAGGAGCGTTATCACAAGCTAATTGCGATCCTCTCTGAGTACGGAGAAGCGACGCCGATAACGATTTATGTGTTGGAAGAATACGGGAAAGTGATCGTTGCCGACGATGCTGTAAAAGAAATATGCAGGCATTTCACGTAA
- a CDS encoding PIG-L deacetylase family protein: MKKKSILFIFAHPDDETFACGISISKYSETKMASTHLLCATKGQAGKAGEPPLCTPEELPHFREQELRDACAILGFDQVDVWEYQDKFLNTVPVDELVTRIHQAIHQIQPEIVVTFAPHGISGHPDHLAISHATTQAVLSLGPETSVRKLYYATRSSDEGFGTMKPPYTDPIESITTIIHAPEYMPKVADALRAHRTQHLSVERVFPGVTKGEHDSVPPNNHYILAWHSLPNYTLQGKEADFFDGLA, encoded by the coding sequence ATGAAAAAAAAGTCTATTTTGTTTATTTTTGCCCATCCCGATGACGAAACGTTTGCTTGTGGGATTTCCATTTCCAAATATAGTGAGACCAAAATGGCCAGCACACATCTATTATGCGCAACAAAAGGGCAAGCAGGAAAAGCTGGCGAACCACCATTATGCACACCGGAAGAACTCCCCCACTTTCGCGAGCAGGAGCTTCGCGACGCTTGTGCCATACTTGGATTCGATCAGGTAGACGTCTGGGAATATCAGGATAAGTTCTTAAACACAGTGCCCGTAGATGAGCTCGTTACTCGTATCCACCAGGCTATTCACCAGATCCAACCGGAAATCGTCGTCACGTTTGCACCGCATGGCATCTCCGGACATCCTGACCACTTAGCAATTAGTCATGCTACCACCCAGGCTGTCCTTTCTTTAGGCCCAGAAACAAGTGTGCGAAAGCTTTATTATGCGACTCGCTCATCCGACGAAGGATTTGGTACGATGAAGCCACCCTATACAGATCCAATCGAGAGCATTACGACGATCATTCACGCACCTGAATATATGCCGAAAGTAGCTGATGCCTTGCGGGCACACAGAACACAGCACTTATCAGTAGAGCGCGTGTTTCCAGGTGTAACAAAAGGCGAGCACGATTCAGTTCCGCCAAACAATCATTACATCTTGGCTTGGCACAGCCTTCCGAACTATACCCTTCAAGGTAAAGAGGCTGATTTTTTTGACGGCCTAGCATAA
- a CDS encoding Glu/Leu/Phe/Val family dehydrogenase: protein MGNQDVVTESTEGKEKQESLNLLHSTQTVIKEALEKLGYQESMFELLKEPLRVLTVRIPVRMDNGEVKVFTGYRAQHNDAVGPTKGGIRFHPEVTEDEVKALSIWMSLKAGIVDLPYGGGKGGIICDPREMSFRELERLSRGYVRAISQLVGPTKDIPAPDVFTNSQIMAWMMDEYSRIREFDSPGFITGKPIALGGSHGRETATAKGVTICIREAAKRRNIDVKGARVVVQGFGNAGSYLAKFMHDAGAKVVGISDAYGALHDPNGLDIDYLLDRRDSFGTVTKLFNNTITNKELLELECDILVPAAIENQITAANAHNIKASIVVEAANGPTTLEATKILTERGILLVPDVLASAGGVTVSYFEWVQNNQGYYWSEEEVEEKLEKVMVRSFENVYSMSQTRRIDMRLSAYMVGARKMAEASRFRGWV, encoded by the coding sequence ATGGGTAATCAAGACGTGGTAACCGAAAGCACCGAAGGGAAAGAAAAGCAAGAATCATTGAACTTGCTCCATTCAACTCAAACGGTGATCAAGGAAGCACTGGAGAAACTAGGTTACCAAGAATCGATGTTTGAACTCTTGAAGGAACCGCTACGCGTTTTGACTGTACGTATTCCGGTTCGCATGGATAATGGCGAAGTAAAGGTATTTACGGGCTATCGTGCACAGCACAACGATGCAGTAGGTCCGACCAAGGGGGGCATTCGTTTCCACCCGGAAGTTACTGAGGATGAAGTTAAAGCACTTTCTATCTGGATGAGCCTCAAAGCAGGTATCGTCGATCTGCCGTATGGCGGTGGTAAAGGCGGTATCATTTGCGACCCGCGTGAAATGTCCTTCCGCGAACTGGAAAGACTGAGCCGCGGTTACGTTCGCGCAATCAGCCAACTTGTGGGCCCTACTAAAGATATTCCGGCTCCGGACGTCTTTACGAACTCACAGATCATGGCGTGGATGATGGACGAATATAGCCGTATCCGTGAATTTGACTCGCCTGGTTTCATTACGGGTAAACCAATTGCGCTGGGTGGTTCCCATGGCCGCGAAACAGCTACTGCAAAAGGTGTAACCATTTGCATCCGTGAAGCAGCAAAGCGTCGTAACATCGATGTAAAAGGTGCTCGCGTAGTTGTACAAGGCTTTGGTAACGCTGGTAGTTACTTGGCAAAATTCATGCATGATGCAGGCGCTAAAGTCGTAGGTATCTCTGATGCATACGGTGCGCTGCATGATCCAAACGGTTTGGATATCGACTACTTGTTGGATCGTCGTGATTCCTTTGGTACAGTTACAAAACTGTTCAACAACACGATTACCAACAAAGAGCTTCTTGAACTGGAATGCGACATTTTGGTTCCGGCAGCAATCGAAAACCAAATCACAGCTGCAAACGCTCACAACATCAAGGCGTCAATCGTAGTAGAAGCGGCAAATGGCCCAACTACTTTGGAAGCAACTAAGATTTTGACTGAGCGTGGAATTCTTCTGGTTCCAGACGTACTTGCTAGTGCTGGTGGTGTGACTGTTTCCTACTTCGAGTGGGTACAAAACAACCAAGGCTACTACTGGTCTGAAGAAGAAGTAGAAGAGAAGTTGGAAAAAGTAATGGTTCGTTCGTTTGAAAATGTATACTCCATGTCTCAAACTCGCCGCATTGACATGCGTCTGTCTGCTTACATGGTTGGTGCCCGCAAGATGGCTGAGGCTTCTCGCTTCCGCGGTTGGGTATAA
- a CDS encoding asparaginase: MSKKILVVNTGGTIAMSVDDSEGVKPLDDQAVNKILPFLEKHADVTMKNVLNLPSPHMTPAIMNQLRLDIEEAFEQDHYDGIVITHGTDTLEETAYFLDLTLSVNVPIVVTGAMRSSNELGADGPVNLISSVRVAADSDSLNKGVIVVFNDEIHAARHVTKTHTSNVATFQSPQYGPIGTIAKKSVQYHHAPLDREHYAITHADANVPLIKAVAGMEPSWLQFLLEQQIDGLVVEAFGLGNLPPAIIPTLQQLLDKGVPIVLVSRCYNGQVQDIYDYEGGGRKLKEMGIIFSNGLNGQKARLKLIVTLQKTRTFKELQLLFDQ; encoded by the coding sequence ATGTCAAAAAAAATTTTGGTAGTGAACACAGGCGGTACAATTGCCATGTCTGTCGATGACTCAGAAGGCGTAAAGCCATTGGATGATCAAGCAGTCAACAAAATCCTTCCTTTTTTAGAAAAACACGCGGATGTCACCATGAAAAATGTACTCAACCTACCTAGCCCTCATATGACTCCTGCGATCATGAATCAGCTGCGTCTCGATATTGAGGAAGCCTTTGAACAAGATCATTATGATGGCATCGTCATTACCCATGGGACTGATACGTTGGAGGAGACCGCATACTTCCTGGATCTGACTTTGTCGGTCAACGTCCCGATTGTCGTAACCGGCGCCATGCGCAGCAGTAATGAGCTCGGAGCTGACGGGCCAGTCAATCTCATTTCTTCCGTTCGTGTAGCTGCAGATTCCGACAGTTTGAACAAAGGGGTTATCGTTGTTTTTAATGACGAAATTCACGCGGCACGTCACGTAACGAAAACACACACGAGCAATGTCGCTACCTTCCAGTCGCCACAATACGGACCGATTGGAACCATTGCGAAAAAAAGCGTGCAATACCACCACGCTCCATTGGATCGCGAGCATTATGCCATTACCCATGCTGATGCGAATGTCCCGTTGATCAAGGCAGTTGCTGGCATGGAGCCTTCTTGGCTACAGTTTTTATTGGAGCAGCAAATTGATGGACTCGTGGTAGAGGCGTTTGGATTGGGAAATCTTCCACCCGCTATCATCCCTACCCTGCAGCAATTACTGGACAAAGGCGTACCGATCGTCCTCGTCTCTCGCTGCTACAATGGCCAGGTGCAGGATATCTATGACTATGAAGGTGGAGGCCGCAAGCTAAAAGAGATGGGCATCATCTTCTCCAATGGCTTAAATGGGCAAAAGGCTCGTCTCAAGCTAATTGTAACGCTGCAAAAAACACGGACTTTCAAAGAGCTGCAGCTGTTGTTCGACCAGTAA
- the prsW gene encoding glutamic-type intramembrane protease PrsW, protein MIALIGAAVAPGIAILSYFYLRDSLEPEPISMVIRSFIFGMLLVVPIMVLQYIMQNEWNWRDGIVAEVFQSAVVEEFFKWMVIYFTVYKHFEFDEPYDGIVYAVAVSLGFATLENLFYLIINGTDIAIWRAFLPVSSHALFAVWMGYYLGRAKFSKDAKHERLFLWMSITLPIGLHALYNLIFLAVQNWLVVIVPFMLVLWWQGLKKVQRAHDFGSKNLSSRPQ, encoded by the coding sequence ATGATTGCTTTGATCGGCGCGGCAGTTGCCCCCGGTATCGCCATCTTAAGTTACTTTTACCTGCGTGACAGTCTCGAACCGGAGCCGATTTCAATGGTCATCCGGTCGTTTATCTTTGGTATGCTGCTGGTCGTACCGATTATGGTACTACAGTACATCATGCAGAATGAATGGAACTGGCGGGATGGCATTGTCGCGGAAGTTTTCCAATCCGCTGTCGTGGAAGAATTTTTTAAATGGATGGTCATCTACTTTACGGTTTATAAACATTTCGAATTTGATGAGCCATACGATGGAATTGTTTATGCGGTTGCGGTGTCACTTGGTTTTGCTACGTTGGAGAATTTGTTTTACCTCATTATCAATGGAACAGATATCGCCATCTGGCGTGCCTTTCTGCCGGTATCCAGCCATGCGCTGTTTGCGGTGTGGATGGGCTATTATCTCGGACGGGCCAAGTTTTCCAAGGACGCCAAACATGAACGGCTTTTTTTATGGATGTCGATTACCTTGCCGATCGGCTTGCATGCTTTGTACAACTTGATTTTTTTGGCGGTCCAAAACTGGTTGGTAGTGATTGTGCCATTCATGCTTGTATTGTGGTGGCAGGGCTTAAAAAAGGTACAAAGAGCACACGATTTCGGTTCTAAAAATCTCTCTTCACGTCCACAATAG
- a CDS encoding cell wall hydrolase has translation MTNLCGPMQRASVFFYIQIYMHNPLFLHQHYAKISIHAKEDSAVRTIWIAGVLVMLVAAGLSGYKAVWKEENVAAVQEEQIAAPAAKDKTVKTKASFHPSRVSDNDLKIMANAVYGESRGEPFEGQVAVAAVILNRVKSPTFPDTPSAVIFEPRAFTAVADGQIWLTPNESAMKAVKNALNGWDPTGGCTYYFNPDTATSGWIWTRPQVKKIGKHIFCR, from the coding sequence GTGACGAATCTATGTGGGCCGATGCAAAGAGCATCGGTCTTTTTCTATATCCAGATTTACATGCATAATCCACTCTTCCTCCACCAACACTATGCAAAGATTTCAATACATGCCAAGGAGGATTCAGCCGTGCGTACAATCTGGATCGCAGGTGTGTTGGTGATGTTGGTGGCAGCGGGCTTAAGTGGATACAAGGCTGTCTGGAAGGAAGAGAATGTAGCTGCCGTACAAGAGGAGCAGATAGCTGCACCTGCAGCAAAGGATAAGACGGTCAAAACCAAAGCCAGCTTCCATCCTTCACGAGTCTCTGACAATGATTTAAAAATCATGGCGAATGCTGTTTACGGGGAGTCAAGAGGAGAGCCGTTTGAAGGGCAAGTTGCTGTCGCTGCCGTTATATTGAACCGCGTCAAGAGCCCTACGTTTCCTGATACGCCCTCGGCTGTAATTTTCGAACCACGTGCTTTTACAGCAGTTGCTGATGGTCAAATATGGCTTACACCGAATGAAAGTGCGATGAAAGCAGTGAAGAATGCACTAAACGGCTGGGATCCGACGGGAGGCTGCACGTACTATTTTAATCCGGATACAGCAACATCTGGTTGGATTTGGACCAGGCCGCAGGTGAAAAAGATCGGGAAACATATCTTTTGCAGATAA